The Streptococcus oralis Uo5 genome includes a window with the following:
- a CDS encoding RNA-binding S4 domain-containing protein, whose protein sequence is MRLDKYLKVSRIIKRRTVAKEVADKGRIKVNGILAKSSTDLKVDDQVEIRFGNKLLLVKVLEMKDSTKKEDAAGMYEILSETRVEENV, encoded by the coding sequence ATGAGATTAGACAAGTATTTAAAAGTATCACGAATTATTAAGCGCCGCACAGTCGCAAAAGAAGTAGCAGATAAAGGTAGAATCAAGGTGAACGGAATCTTGGCCAAAAGTTCAACGGATTTGAAAGTTGATGACCAAGTTGAAATTCGCTTTGGAAATAAGTTGTTGCTTGTTAAAGTACTAGAGATGAAAGATAGTACAAAAAAAGAAGATGCAGCAGGCATGTATGAAATTCTCAGTGAAACACGGGTAGAAGAAAATGTCTAA
- the comW gene encoding sigma(X)-activator ComW: MLQKFYDRAFVFLKLVEQEYASLGQSCSEWESLHLRFLLYYLIRFKIKSDRDFSLYHFRAAYRLYLDKLLQGGTTLIQ, from the coding sequence ATGCTTCAGAAATTTTATGATCGAGCATTTGTCTTTTTGAAACTAGTTGAACAAGAATATGCCTCTTTAGGCCAGAGTTGTTCAGAGTGGGAATCACTTCATCTCCGTTTTTTACTATATTACTTAATCCGATTTAAAATTAAAAGTGATAGGGACTTTTCTCTATATCACTTTAGAGCAGCTTATCGTCTATATCTAGATAAATTACTGCAAGGTGGTACAACTCTCATCCAATAG
- a CDS encoding septum formation initiator family protein codes for MSKNIVQMNNSFIQNEHQRRRYLMKERQKRNRFMGWVLILMILLFILPTYNLAQSYDQLLQRRQQLTELKEQYQTLSDEKDKESAFAAKLKDEDYVAKYARAKYYYSKKREAIYTIPDLLPR; via the coding sequence ATGTCTAAAAATATTGTACAGATGAATAATTCTTTTATTCAAAATGAACATCAACGTCGTCGTTACCTGATGAAGGAAAGACAAAAGAGGAATCGTTTTATGGGTTGGGTCCTTATTTTGATGATCTTGTTGTTTATTTTACCAACTTATAACTTGGCTCAAAGCTATGATCAGTTACTGCAACGCCGTCAGCAATTAACAGAGTTGAAAGAGCAGTACCAAACTCTTAGTGATGAAAAGGATAAGGAATCTGCTTTTGCTGCAAAGTTAAAAGATGAAGACTATGTAGCAAAATATGCACGCGCCAAGTACTATTACTCAAAGAAACGAGAAGCAATTTACACAATTCCTGATTTGCTTCCGAGGTAA
- the pth gene encoding aminoacyl-tRNA hydrolase — protein sequence MTKLLVGLGNPGDKYFETKHNVGFMLIDQLAKKQNVTFTHDKIFQADLASFFINGEKIYLVKPTTFMNESGKAVHALLTYYGLDIEDLLVIYDDLDMEVGKIRLRAKGSAGGHNGIKSIIQHIGTQVFNRVKIGIGRPKKGMSVVHHVLSKFDQDDYVGVLQSIDKVDDAVNYYLQEKNFEKTMQRYNG from the coding sequence ATGACAAAATTACTTGTTGGATTAGGAAATCCAGGGGATAAATATTTTGAAACCAAGCACAATGTTGGATTTATGTTGATTGACCAATTGGCCAAAAAACAAAATGTCACCTTTACACATGACAAGATATTTCAAGCTGACCTAGCATCTTTTTTCATCAATGGAGAAAAAATTTATCTCGTCAAACCAACAACATTTATGAATGAAAGTGGAAAAGCGGTTCATGCTTTATTGACTTACTATGGTTTGGATATTGAAGATTTACTCGTTATTTACGACGACCTTGACATGGAAGTCGGGAAAATTCGTTTAAGAGCAAAGGGATCAGCAGGTGGTCATAATGGTATCAAGTCTATTATTCAACATATAGGGACTCAGGTATTTAACCGTGTTAAAATAGGTATTGGAAGACCTAAAAAAGGCATGTCAGTGGTTCATCATGTTTTAAGTAAGTTTGATCAGGATGACTATGTAGGTGTTTTACAGTCTATTGACAAGGTTGACGATGCTGTAAACTACTATTTACAAGAGAAAAATTTTGAGAAAACAATGCAGAGGTATAATGGCTAA
- the mfd gene encoding transcription-repair coupling factor, whose product MVTLLDLFSENNQIKKWHQNLIDKKRQLILGLSTSTKALVIASSLEKENKIVLLTSTYGEAERIISDLLSILGEEFVYPFLVDDSPMVEFLMSSQEKIISRVEALRFLTDSSKKGILVCNIAASRLILPSPTRFKESTIKIAVGEEYDQHELLHRLKEIGYRKVTQVQTQGEFSIRGDILDIFEMSQLEPFRIEFFGDEVDGIRTFEVETQLSKENQTELTIFPASDILLREKDYQRGQSALEKQISKTLSPILKSYLEEILSSFHQKQVHSDSRKFLSLCYDKTWTIFDYIEKNTPVFFDDYQKLMNQYEAFERELAQYFTEDLQNGKSFSDMQYFADTEQNYKKQSPVTFFSNLQKGLGNLKFDYIYQFNQYPMQEFFNQFSFLKEEIERYKKMNYTIILQSSNSMGSKTLEDVLEEYQIKLDSRGKSSICKESVNLVEGNLRHGFHFVDEKILLITEHEIFQKKLKRRFRRQHASNAERLKDYNELEKGDYVVHHIHGIGQYLGIETIEIQGIHRDYVSVQYQNGDQISIPVEQIQLLSKYVSSDGKPPKLNKLNDGHFKKAKQKVKSQVEDIADDLIKLYSERSQLKGFAFSADDDDQHTFDDAFPYVETDDQLRSIEEIKRDMQDSHPMDRLLVGDVGFGKTEVAMRAAFKAVNDHKQVVVLVPTTVLAQQHYTNFKERFQNFAVNIDVLSRFRSKKEQAETLEKLKNGQIDILIGTHRVLSKDVVFADLGLMIIDEEQRFGVKHKETLKELKKQVDVLTLTATPIPRTLHMSMLGIRDLSVIETPPTNRYPVQTYVLEKNDSVIRDAVLREMERGGQVYYLYNKVDTIDRKVSELQELIPEASIGFVHGQMSEIQLENTLLDFIEGQYDILVTTTIIETGVDIPNANTLFIENADHMGLSTLYQLRGRVGRSNRIAYAYLMYRPEKSISEVSEKRLEAIKGFTELGSGFKIAMRDLSIRGAGNLLGKSQSGFIDSVGFELYSQLLEEAIAKRNGNGNKRSKGNAELILQIDAYLPDTYISDQRHKIEIYKKIRQIDNRVNYEELQEELMDRFGEYPDVVAYLLEIGLIKSYLDKVFVERVERKDNKITVQFEKVTQRLFLAQDYFKALSATNLKAAIAENKGLMEVVFDVRNKKDYEILEGLLIFGESLLEIKESKEANPI is encoded by the coding sequence ATGGTGACTTTATTAGATTTATTCTCAGAAAATAATCAGATTAAAAAATGGCATCAAAATCTGATAGATAAGAAAAGACAACTAATACTTGGTTTATCAACGTCTACCAAGGCTCTTGTAATTGCAAGCAGCCTAGAAAAAGAAAATAAGATTGTGTTACTGACTTCAACTTATGGAGAAGCAGAACGAATTATCAGTGATCTTCTTTCTATCTTAGGAGAGGAATTTGTCTATCCATTTTTGGTAGATGACTCTCCTATGGTAGAGTTTTTGATGTCTTCACAAGAAAAAATCATTTCGCGAGTTGAAGCCTTGCGTTTTTTAACTGATTCATCTAAGAAAGGGATTTTAGTTTGTAATATCGCAGCGAGTCGGTTAATTTTACCCTCTCCGACTAGATTTAAAGAAAGTACTATAAAAATTGCAGTTGGCGAAGAATATGACCAACACGAGCTACTTCACCGGTTAAAGGAAATTGGATATCGAAAAGTTACTCAAGTACAGACACAAGGTGAGTTTAGTATTCGAGGAGACATTTTAGATATTTTTGAGATGTCTCAGTTAGAACCTTTCCGAATCGAGTTTTTTGGCGATGAAGTAGATGGTATTCGTACTTTTGAAGTCGAAACACAATTATCGAAAGAAAATCAAACAGAACTCACTATCTTTCCAGCTAGCGACATACTCTTGAGAGAAAAAGATTATCAACGAGGACAGTCAGCTTTAGAAAAGCAAATTTCAAAGACTCTATCACCAATTTTAAAATCATATTTGGAAGAGATTTTGTCAAGTTTTCATCAAAAACAAGTACATTCAGATAGTCGAAAGTTTTTATCTTTATGTTACGATAAAACATGGACTATATTTGATTATATTGAAAAAAATACACCAGTATTCTTTGATGATTATCAAAAATTGATGAATCAGTATGAAGCATTTGAAAGAGAATTAGCGCAATACTTTACAGAAGATTTACAGAATGGTAAATCATTTTCTGATATGCAGTATTTTGCAGACACAGAGCAAAACTATAAAAAACAAAGTCCAGTTACTTTTTTCTCCAATCTCCAAAAAGGATTAGGAAATCTCAAGTTTGATTACATTTATCAATTTAATCAATATCCTATGCAGGAATTTTTCAATCAATTTTCTTTTCTTAAAGAAGAAATTGAACGATATAAAAAAATGAACTACACCATTATTCTGCAGTCTAGCAATTCAATGGGAAGTAAAACATTGGAGGATGTTTTAGAGGAATACCAGATTAAATTGGATTCCAGAGGTAAGTCAAGCATCTGTAAGGAATCTGTAAACTTGGTTGAGGGTAATCTAAGACATGGTTTTCATTTTGTAGATGAAAAAATTCTCTTGATTACTGAACATGAGATTTTTCAAAAGAAATTAAAACGTCGTTTTAGAAGACAACATGCTTCAAATGCAGAACGATTAAAAGATTATAATGAACTTGAAAAAGGGGACTACGTTGTTCACCATATCCATGGAATTGGTCAATATCTAGGAATCGAAACAATTGAAATCCAAGGAATTCACCGTGATTATGTCAGTGTACAGTATCAAAATGGTGACCAAATCTCTATCCCAGTAGAGCAGATTCAGTTACTGTCTAAATATGTTTCAAGTGATGGGAAACCTCCAAAACTTAATAAATTAAATGATGGTCATTTTAAAAAAGCCAAGCAAAAAGTTAAGAGCCAGGTGGAGGATATAGCTGACGATTTAATCAAACTTTATTCTGAGCGTAGTCAGTTGAAGGGTTTTGCTTTCTCAGCTGATGATGATGATCAACATACTTTTGATGATGCCTTCCCTTATGTTGAAACGGATGATCAACTTCGTAGTATTGAGGAAATTAAGAGAGATATGCAGGATTCTCACCCCATGGATCGACTTTTAGTTGGAGATGTTGGTTTTGGGAAGACTGAAGTTGCAATGCGTGCAGCCTTTAAGGCAGTCAATGATCATAAACAGGTGGTCGTTCTAGTTCCAACGACGGTTTTAGCTCAACAGCACTATACGAATTTTAAGGAACGATTTCAAAATTTTGCTGTTAATATTGATGTGTTGAGTCGCTTTAGAAGTAAAAAAGAGCAGGCAGAGACACTTGAAAAATTAAAAAATGGTCAAATTGATATTTTGATTGGAACGCATCGTGTTTTGTCAAAAGATGTTGTGTTTGCTGATTTGGGCTTGATGATTATTGATGAGGAACAGCGATTTGGTGTTAAGCATAAGGAAACTTTGAAAGAACTAAAAAAACAAGTAGATGTCCTAACCTTGACAGCAACGCCAATTCCTCGTACTCTCCATATGTCTATGTTGGGAATCCGAGATTTGTCTGTTATTGAAACACCTCCGACCAATCGTTATCCAGTGCAAACCTATGTTTTGGAAAAGAATGATAGTGTAATTCGTGATGCTGTCTTGCGTGAAATGGAGCGTGGAGGTCAAGTTTACTATCTTTACAACAAAGTTGACACTATTGATCGGAAGGTTTCAGAATTACAGGAGTTGATTCCAGAAGCTTCGATTGGGTTTGTTCATGGACAAATGAGTGAAATTCAGTTAGAAAATACTCTACTGGACTTTATTGAAGGACAATATGATATTTTGGTGACAACTACTATTATTGAGACAGGGGTAGATATTCCAAATGCCAATACCTTATTTATTGAAAATGCAGACCATATGGGTTTGTCAACCTTATATCAGTTAAGAGGAAGAGTCGGTCGTAGTAATCGCATTGCTTATGCCTATCTTATGTATCGTCCAGAAAAATCAATCAGTGAAGTCTCTGAAAAGAGATTAGAAGCGATTAAGGGATTTACGGAATTAGGCTCAGGATTTAAGATTGCGATGCGAGATCTTTCGATTCGTGGAGCAGGAAATCTCCTAGGAAAATCCCAATCAGGTTTCATTGATTCTGTTGGTTTTGAATTGTATTCACAGTTATTAGAGGAAGCTATTGCTAAACGTAATGGCAATGGGAACAAAAGAAGCAAAGGAAATGCTGAGTTGATTTTACAAATTGATGCTTATCTTCCTGACACTTATATTTCTGATCAACGACATAAGATTGAAATTTACAAGAAAATTCGTCAAATTGACAACCGTGTCAACTATGAAGAATTACAAGAAGAGTTGATGGACCGTTTTGGGGAGTATCCAGATGTGGTGGCCTATCTTTTAGAGATTGGTTTGATCAAGTCATATTTGGACAAGGTCTTTGTAGAACGTGTGGAAAGAAAAGATAACAAGATTACAGTTCAATTTGAAAAAGTCACTCAACGGCTATTCTTGGCTCAAGATTATTTTAAAGCCTTATCTGCAACTAACTTAAAAGCAGCCATAGCTGAGAATAAGGGATTAATGGAAGTCGTATTCGATGTCCGAAACAAGAAGGATTATGAAATTTTAGAAGGTTTGCTGATTTTTGGAGAAAGTTTATTAGAGATAAAAGAATCAAAGGAAGCAAATCCCATTTAA
- the tilS gene encoding tRNA lysidine(34) synthetase TilS produces MREQDFLNHFLQKEYFKKHSKVLLALSGGLDSMFLYHLLSTYQKELGIELILAHVNHKQRNESDWEENELRKLADAAELPIYITSFSGDFSEARAREFRYDFFRKIMKDAGATALITAHHADDQVETILMRLIRGSRLRHLTGIKEGQVVDGIEIIRPLLNFHKKDFLPIAHFEDQTNQESTYFRNRIRNRYLPELEKENPRLKSALLDFGREISDYQATITELSKQIDVEDLNELFSYSQQTQGILLQNYLNQFPDLNLTKAQFAEVRQILATKSQYRHSLKNGYELIKEYQNFRVCKISPQADEKEDELVLHYQNQVRYMGYLFSFGIPIEGDFVQKVMVSRETFVHIRCRKPGDVIILNGHRKKLRRLFIDLKIPIEKRKTTPIIEQFGEIVSISGIATSDLSKNTKNDIMNTVIYIEKIDR; encoded by the coding sequence ATGAGGGAACAGGATTTTTTAAATCATTTTCTCCAAAAAGAGTATTTCAAAAAACATTCTAAAGTCTTATTGGCTCTGTCTGGTGGACTGGATTCGATGTTTTTATACCATCTATTGTCTACTTACCAAAAAGAGTTGGGAATTGAGTTGATTTTAGCACATGTCAATCACAAGCAGAGAAATGAGTCTGATTGGGAGGAAAATGAACTAAGGAAGTTAGCTGATGCAGCTGAACTTCCTATTTATATCACAAGTTTTTCAGGAGACTTTTCAGAAGCGCGTGCTCGAGAGTTTCGTTATGATTTTTTTAGGAAAATCATGAAAGATGCTGGAGCGACTGCCTTGATTACTGCCCACCATGCAGATGATCAAGTTGAAACGATTTTGATGCGCTTAATTCGAGGTAGTCGACTACGTCATTTAACAGGAATAAAAGAAGGTCAAGTAGTTGATGGAATTGAAATCATCCGTCCCTTGTTGAATTTTCATAAAAAGGATTTTCTACCAATTGCTCATTTCGAAGATCAAACAAATCAGGAAAGTACCTATTTTCGCAATCGCATTCGGAATAGGTATTTACCAGAACTTGAAAAAGAAAATCCTCGTCTTAAATCCGCCCTTTTAGATTTTGGAAGGGAAATTTCAGATTACCAAGCAACAATAACGGAGCTTTCGAAACAAATTGATGTGGAAGATTTGAATGAGCTATTTTCATACTCACAACAAACTCAAGGGATCTTGCTCCAGAACTATCTTAATCAATTTCCAGACTTAAATCTGACAAAGGCTCAGTTTGCCGAAGTTCGACAGATTTTAGCAACTAAAAGCCAGTATCGTCATTCTCTTAAAAATGGCTATGAATTGATAAAAGAGTATCAGAATTTTCGAGTTTGTAAAATCAGTCCTCAGGCCGATGAAAAGGAAGATGAACTTGTGTTACACTATCAAAATCAAGTTCGATATATGGGATATTTATTTTCCTTTGGCATCCCTATTGAAGGGGATTTTGTTCAAAAAGTAATGGTTTCACGGGAAACATTTGTACATATTAGATGTCGAAAACCTGGCGATGTTATTATCCTAAATGGTCATCGAAAGAAACTGAGACGCTTATTTATAGATTTAAAAATCCCTATTGAAAAACGAAAAACAACTCCTATTATTGAGCAATTTGGAGAAATTGTCTCAATTTCAGGAATTGCGACCAGTGATTTGAGTAAAAACACGAAAAATGATATAATGAACACTGTGATTTATATAGAAAAAATAGATAGGTAA
- a CDS encoding serine hydrolase → MRKFLVVLLLPAFIITSRVVSTEKQLPYSSQEIYYLTESDYGFYYKETLESPMVYGETAVYANEDLVKESGKLTPGNTFKIVEWRLNRQGIPVFKLDNHQFILADKRLVYDKSQVQTQNRQVWLEPGFVIYNSPYNAKEISSSLSPYQLVTVDRTLFAEGQEFLHIDQVGWVSKEFVSEEDNRIQKVQEILSNNYQNENYSIYVKQLSTGKDAGVNEDNKLYAASILKLTYLYYAQDKINQGDYTLDSSFKYIPEVNSFPGSYKPEGSGSLPKKEDSKDYSLQQLIIKVTKESDNVAHNILGYYVTNQSDGAFKEKMSTIMGEDWDVNDKLTSSKMAGKVMEAIYNQNGFVLESLGKTDFDNQRIAKGVSVKVAHKIGDADEFKHDTAIVYTDSPFVLSIFTKNSDYDTIAKIAKDVYEVLK, encoded by the coding sequence ATGCGTAAGTTCTTAGTAGTTTTATTGCTACCTGCTTTTATCATAACCTCAAGAGTAGTTAGCACAGAAAAACAGCTTCCTTACTCTTCGCAAGAAATTTATTATCTAACTGAGTCTGATTATGGATTCTACTATAAAGAAACTCTTGAATCCCCAATGGTATATGGAGAAACAGCTGTCTATGCTAATGAGGATCTTGTCAAGGAGTCTGGTAAATTGACTCCTGGAAACACCTTTAAAATAGTAGAATGGCGTTTGAATAGACAAGGTATTCCTGTTTTTAAATTAGATAATCACCAGTTTATCCTTGCAGATAAGCGTTTGGTCTATGATAAAAGTCAAGTTCAAACTCAAAATAGACAAGTATGGTTGGAGCCAGGGTTTGTTATCTATAACAGTCCCTATAATGCGAAAGAAATTTCTTCGTCCCTCTCTCCCTATCAACTCGTAACGGTGGATAGAACTCTCTTTGCTGAGGGACAAGAATTTCTTCATATTGATCAAGTTGGGTGGGTATCAAAAGAGTTTGTCTCAGAAGAGGATAATCGCATCCAGAAGGTTCAAGAAATCTTATCAAACAACTATCAGAATGAAAATTATTCTATTTATGTTAAACAGCTGAGTACAGGTAAAGATGCTGGGGTGAATGAAGACAACAAACTCTATGCAGCCAGTATCTTGAAACTGACCTACCTTTATTATGCTCAGGACAAGATAAATCAAGGCGACTATACGCTGGACAGTAGCTTCAAGTATATCCCCGAAGTAAATAGCTTTCCTGGCTCCTATAAACCAGAAGGTAGTGGTAGTTTACCTAAAAAAGAAGACAGCAAAGATTACAGTCTTCAACAGTTAATTATCAAGGTAACAAAAGAGTCAGACAATGTTGCTCATAATATTTTAGGTTATTACGTGACCAATCAATCTGACGGGGCTTTCAAAGAAAAAATGTCCACCATTATGGGTGAAGATTGGGATGTGAATGATAAATTGACTTCTTCAAAAATGGCTGGAAAGGTTATGGAAGCTATTTATAATCAGAATGGTTTTGTCTTAGAGTCTCTAGGTAAGACTGATTTTGACAACCAACGAATCGCAAAAGGTGTTTCGGTTAAGGTAGCTCATAAAATTGGAGATGCCGACGAGTTTAAACATGACACTGCGATTGTCTATACAGACTCTCCTTTCGTTCTTTCTATTTTCACCAAAAATTCTGATTATGACACTATTGCTAAGATAGCTAAGGATGTCTATGAGGTTCTAAAATGA
- the ftsH gene encoding ATP-dependent zinc metalloprotease FtsH has translation MKKQNNGLVRNPFLYLLIIFFLVTGFQYFYSGNTAGRSEKINYTELVKEITADNVKELTYQPNGSIIEVSGVYKNPKTSKEETGIQFFTPTATTVERFSSTILPSDSTVAELQKLASEHQAEVTVKHESSSGMWINILVSVVPFAILFFFLFSMMGNMGGNSGRNPMSFGRSKAKAANKEDIKVRFSDVAGAEEEKQELVEVVEFLKDPKRFTKLGARIPAGVLLEGPPGTGKTLLAKAVAGEAGVPFFSISGSDFVEMFVGVGASRVRSLFEDAKKAAPAIIFIDEIDAVGRQRGVGLGGGNDEREQTLNQLLIEMDGFEGNEGIIVIAATNRSDVLDPALLRPGRFDRKVLVGRPDVKGREAILKVHAKNKPLAEDVDLKLVAQQTPGFVGADLENVLNEAALVAARRNKSVIDASDIDEAEDRVIAGPSKKDKTVSQRERELVAYHEAGHTIVGLVLSNARVVHKVTIVPRGRAGGYMIALPKEDQMLLSKEDMKEQLAGLMGGRVAEEIIFNVQTTGASNDFEQATQMARAMVTEYGMSEKLGPVQYEGNHAMFGAQSPQKSISEQTAYEIDEEVRSLLNEARNKAAEIIQSNRETHKLIAEALLKYETLDSTQIKSLYETGKMPETVEEETHALSYDEVKSKMSEEK, from the coding sequence ATGAAAAAACAAAATAATGGTTTAGTTAGAAATCCATTTCTATACTTGTTAATTATCTTCTTCCTAGTGACAGGATTCCAGTATTTTTACTCTGGAAATACTGCAGGACGAAGCGAAAAAATTAACTATACAGAATTGGTAAAAGAAATTACAGCAGACAATGTAAAAGAATTAACCTATCAGCCAAATGGTAGCATCATTGAAGTGTCTGGTGTTTATAAAAATCCTAAGACTAGTAAAGAAGAAACTGGAATTCAATTTTTCACTCCTACTGCTACAACAGTAGAAAGATTCTCAAGTACCATTCTTCCGTCTGATTCGACAGTTGCAGAATTGCAAAAACTTGCTTCTGAGCATCAGGCAGAAGTAACAGTCAAACATGAGAGTTCAAGCGGTATGTGGATCAATATCCTTGTCTCTGTTGTGCCGTTTGCTATTCTCTTCTTCTTCCTATTCTCTATGATGGGAAATATGGGAGGAAATAGTGGCCGAAATCCAATGAGTTTTGGACGTAGCAAGGCCAAAGCTGCAAACAAAGAAGATATCAAGGTACGATTCTCAGATGTTGCGGGTGCTGAGGAAGAAAAACAAGAATTAGTAGAAGTTGTTGAATTCCTAAAAGATCCAAAACGATTTACAAAACTTGGTGCGCGCATTCCTGCAGGTGTTCTTTTAGAGGGACCTCCGGGAACAGGTAAGACCTTACTTGCTAAGGCAGTTGCTGGGGAAGCAGGTGTTCCATTCTTTAGTATCTCAGGTTCTGACTTTGTAGAAATGTTTGTCGGAGTTGGTGCAAGCCGCGTTCGTTCTCTTTTTGAGGATGCAAAAAAAGCAGCGCCAGCCATCATCTTTATTGATGAAATTGATGCCGTTGGTCGCCAACGTGGTGTCGGTCTTGGTGGAGGTAATGATGAACGTGAACAAACCTTGAACCAACTCTTGATTGAAATGGATGGTTTTGAGGGTAATGAAGGGATTATCGTTATCGCTGCGACAAACCGTTCAGATGTTCTCGATCCAGCTCTTCTCCGCCCGGGACGTTTTGATAGAAAAGTCTTGGTTGGTCGCCCTGATGTTAAAGGTCGTGAAGCAATCTTGAAAGTTCACGCTAAAAACAAACCTCTAGCAGAAGATGTTGATTTGAAATTAGTTGCCCAACAAACTCCAGGTTTTGTGGGAGCTGACTTGGAAAATGTTCTAAATGAGGCGGCCTTGGTTGCTGCCCGTCGCAACAAGTCAGTTATTGATGCTTCAGATATTGATGAGGCAGAGGACAGAGTGATTGCTGGACCATCTAAGAAAGATAAAACAGTATCACAAAGAGAACGTGAATTGGTTGCTTATCACGAGGCTGGACATACCATTGTTGGTTTAGTCTTGTCGAATGCTCGTGTTGTTCATAAAGTGACCATCGTACCACGTGGACGTGCAGGCGGATATATGATTGCACTTCCTAAAGAAGACCAAATGCTTCTTTCTAAAGAAGATATGAAAGAGCAATTAGCAGGTTTGATGGGTGGTCGTGTTGCTGAAGAGATTATCTTTAATGTCCAAACAACAGGAGCTTCAAATGACTTTGAACAAGCTACTCAGATGGCGCGTGCAATGGTCACTGAATATGGTATGAGTGAAAAACTTGGCCCAGTTCAATATGAGGGCAATCATGCTATGTTTGGTGCACAAAGTCCTCAAAAATCAATTTCAGAACAAACAGCTTATGAGATTGATGAGGAAGTACGTTCATTATTAAATGAAGCAAGGAATAAAGCAGCTGAGATTATTCAGTCAAATCGTGAAACTCATAAACTGATTGCGGAAGCATTGTTGAAATACGAAACATTGGATAGTACACAGATTAAATCTCTTTACGAAACAGGAAAAATGCCTGAGACTGTAGAAGAGGAAACTCACGCCCTATCTTATGATGAAGTGAAATCAAAAATGAGTGAAGAAAAATAA
- the hpt gene encoding hypoxanthine phosphoribosyltransferase, with protein MLEHDIKKILVSHDEITEAAKKLGAQLTKDYEGKNPILIGILKGSIPFMAELVKHIDTHIEMDFMMVSSYHGGTASSGVINIKQDVTQDIKGRHVLFVEDIIDTGQTLKNLRDMFIEREAASVKIATMLDKPEGRIVEIEADYTCFTIPNEFVVGYGLDYKENYRNLPYVGVLKEEVYSN; from the coding sequence ATGTTAGAACACGATATTAAAAAAATCCTCGTTTCACATGATGAAATTACAGAAGCTGCTAAAAAGCTAGGTGCGCAACTAACAAAAGACTATGAGGGGAAAAATCCAATTCTTATTGGAATTTTGAAAGGATCGATTCCTTTTATGGCTGAATTGGTTAAACATATTGATACGCATATTGAGATGGACTTCATGATGGTATCTAGCTACCATGGTGGAACTGCAAGTAGTGGTGTAATCAATATCAAGCAAGACGTGACTCAAGATATCAAAGGAAGACATGTTCTATTTGTTGAAGACATCATCGATACAGGTCAAACCTTGAAAAATTTGCGAGATATGTTTATTGAAAGAGAAGCAGCTTCTGTTAAGATTGCAACCATGTTGGATAAACCAGAAGGGCGTATTGTTGAAATTGAGGCAGATTATACCTGCTTTACTATTCCAAATGAGTTTGTAGTAGGTTATGGTCTAGATTATAAAGAAAATTATCGTAACCTTCCTTATGTCGGAGTATTGAAAGAAGAAGTTTATTCAAATTAG
- a CDS encoding SP_0009 family protein, whose amino-acid sequence MENLLEVVEQFLSLSDEKLEELAAKNHLLRLQEEREEKNA is encoded by the coding sequence ATGGAAAATTTATTGGAAGTTGTTGAGCAATTTTTAAGTTTGTCAGATGAAAAATTAGAGGAATTGGCAGCTAAAAACCATTTATTACGACTACAAGAAGAAAGGGAAGAGAAGAATGCGTAA